The following are encoded together in the Mesoplodon densirostris isolate mMesDen1 chromosome 2, mMesDen1 primary haplotype, whole genome shotgun sequence genome:
- the LOC132484329 gene encoding SLAM family member 9-like — MGPCSEDPHLCWASRLLGFTSLLLSICCTGAKSSGTHGSGVQDSGAHLPLHRVRGGSVLFHVNRKQEANLEKVTWGFGPDSNYSVLLRVSAGADAPTWVSLQNKYQQRVHVPNILSLKIENLTSEDSGLYRARASFTGGIELNQLFPLTVYEPVPLPQILFKLPSVTPGWCNVTLECRVSGATEELKVTWQSKGLPRELEQSVTLGPAPNSWTLPVNLPLRQPSASFTCVVSNQVDQKTATLDLGEVCVHDSQGQVSADPLPGILGAVVAVLLILGGGLYLWKTREKKKKMETGRGTELQEDHRDNDSGIQYAELSQQESRKGTHKGIGEQDLEEKEPVNTIYSEVHKPESEAMKII; from the exons ATGGGGCCCTGCTCAGAAGACCCCCATCTCTGCTGGGCCTCCCGGCTCCTGGGATTCACCAGCCTACTCCTCA GCATCTGCTGCACTGGGGCCAAGAGTTCTGGGACACATGGTTCTGGAGTTCAGGATTCTGGAGCCCATCTTCCTCTGCACAGGGTCCGAGGAGGTTCTGTATTGTTTCATGTGAACAGGAAGCAAGAAGCTAACCTGGAGAAGGTCACATGGGGCTTTGGCCCTGATTCAAACTACAGCGTCCTGCTGCGAGTCTCTGCTGGGGCAGATGCTCCCACCTGGGTCAGCCTCCAGAACAAGTACCAGCAGAGGGTCCATGTGCCCAACATCTTGTCCCTGAAGATTGAGAACCTGACCTCTGAGGACAGTGGACTGTACCGGGCTCGAGCCAGCTTCACTGGAGGAATAGAACTTAACCAACTTTTCCCCCTCACTGTCTATG AGCCAGTGCCCCTTCCCCAGATCCTGTTCAAGTTACCGTCCGTCACaccaggctggtgcaatgtcacccTGGAGTGCAGAGTCTCAGGGGCCACAGAGGAGCTGAAGGTGACCTGGCAGAGCAAGGGCCTCCCCAGGGAGCTGGAGCAGAGCGTGACACTGGGACCAGCCCCCAACTCCTGGACCCTGCCTGTGAACCTGCCCCTGAGGCAGCCCAGTGCCAGCTTCACCTGTGTGGTCAGCAACCAGGTGGACCAGAAAACTGCCACCTTAGACCTTGGGGAAGTCTGTGTCCATG ATTCACAAGGACAGGTCAGTGCTGACCCCCTGCCAGGCATCCTAGGGGCTGTCGTGGCTGTGCTGTTGATCCTTGGAGGAGGACTATACCTTTGGAAGACAcgtgagaagaagaagaaaatggagactGGAAGAG GTACGGAATTGCAGGAGGACCACAGGGACAATGATAGTGGCATCCAGTACGCAGAGCTGAGCCAGCAGGAGTCTCgaaagggcacacacaag GGTATTGGTGAACAAGATTTAGAAGAAAAGGAGCCTGTTAATACTATCTACAGTGAGGTCCATAAGCCAGAAAGTGAAGCCATGAAGATAATTTAA